One Peterkaempfera bronchialis DNA window includes the following coding sequences:
- the dndD gene encoding DNA sulfur modification protein DndD yields the protein MHLHKLTLHDFGAYQGRQHLDLRVKPKRPIVLIGGLNGCGKTTLLDAIQLVLYGPRARCSGRGNRSYDTYLRESINRSADPARGAELRLEFSITVEGRLRTYEVARTWAVSGKNARENLAVTVDGGYDATISENWAEHVEEILPLEVASLFFFDGEKVEQLADPERAADVIEAAVQSLLGVRAVEQLRTDLLALQRRQRLSQEDQGVLDQIQDLKARSQVAAQEMSDRSQDLAQVTSLHDSAKASLEKIERDFERAGGRLFEERLGLEATKKDTVDRLAGTQKALRGLAEGALPLLLVRDQLTTLSEQSVREHQAHEARQVVGTLESRDAWLIDQLPDSVPGAVRTALKKKLTADRKKRASAAELTVDLDLPRSLAQKLSALDEVLRADETRACELLAAAQKTVHELEQADRQLAAVPDEQQIKALIDARQKAAENVIVARAAVEHATELVEEARGRHERLEADLQRARDKRARTFIREEELQRVVTYAEKARATLEKFGSALLRKHISSLEVAVLRSFQTLMRKSGLVKDLRIDTDKFTLALTNRDEEPIDPARLSAGERQLLAISLLWGLAKVAGNRLPTVIDTPLGRLDSRHREHLVDRYFPNAGRQVLLLSTDEEIDEHLLRRLKPSIAHSYVLVHDDTTFTTRVAEGYWWTEGALHAV from the coding sequence ATGCACCTGCATAAGCTCACCCTCCACGACTTCGGCGCCTACCAGGGCCGACAGCACCTGGACCTCAGGGTCAAGCCCAAGCGTCCGATCGTGTTGATCGGTGGCCTGAACGGCTGCGGGAAGACCACCCTGCTCGATGCGATCCAGCTCGTCCTGTACGGACCTCGCGCCCGGTGCAGTGGACGCGGCAACCGCTCGTACGACACGTACCTGCGCGAGAGCATCAACCGCTCGGCTGACCCCGCCCGCGGTGCTGAGCTGCGGCTGGAGTTCTCGATCACCGTGGAAGGACGCCTCCGCACGTACGAAGTAGCGCGGACCTGGGCCGTCAGCGGCAAGAACGCGCGGGAGAACCTCGCCGTCACCGTCGACGGTGGGTACGACGCCACGATCAGCGAGAACTGGGCCGAGCACGTCGAGGAGATCCTGCCCCTCGAGGTCGCTTCGCTCTTCTTCTTCGACGGCGAGAAGGTCGAGCAGCTCGCCGACCCCGAGCGGGCCGCGGACGTCATTGAAGCGGCCGTCCAGTCCCTCCTGGGCGTGAGGGCTGTCGAGCAGCTGCGGACCGATCTGCTCGCCCTCCAGCGCCGGCAGCGGCTGTCTCAGGAGGACCAGGGGGTCCTCGATCAGATCCAGGACCTGAAGGCCAGGTCACAGGTCGCTGCCCAGGAGATGTCGGACCGGAGTCAGGACCTGGCGCAGGTCACCTCGCTCCATGACAGCGCGAAGGCAAGTCTCGAGAAGATAGAGCGGGACTTCGAACGCGCCGGCGGACGGCTCTTCGAAGAGCGACTCGGGCTGGAAGCCACCAAGAAGGACACTGTGGACCGTCTGGCTGGCACGCAGAAGGCTCTGCGCGGCCTCGCAGAAGGGGCGCTACCGCTGCTGCTGGTACGAGATCAGCTCACCACACTGAGCGAGCAGTCGGTGCGCGAGCACCAGGCGCACGAGGCGCGGCAAGTCGTGGGAACTCTCGAATCTCGCGATGCATGGTTGATCGACCAACTGCCCGACAGCGTGCCCGGCGCGGTGCGCACCGCGCTGAAGAAGAAACTGACCGCTGATAGGAAGAAGCGCGCATCAGCCGCTGAGCTGACGGTTGACCTCGACCTACCCCGTAGCCTCGCACAGAAGCTGTCCGCGCTGGATGAGGTGCTGCGAGCAGACGAGACGCGTGCATGTGAACTCCTGGCAGCCGCCCAAAAGACGGTGCACGAGCTGGAGCAGGCCGATCGTCAGCTGGCGGCGGTTCCTGACGAGCAGCAGATCAAGGCCCTCATCGACGCCCGCCAGAAGGCTGCGGAAAATGTGATCGTCGCCCGCGCTGCCGTCGAGCACGCCACAGAACTAGTGGAGGAGGCCCGGGGTCGCCACGAGCGTCTTGAAGCGGATCTCCAACGTGCACGGGACAAGCGGGCCCGGACGTTCATCCGCGAGGAAGAGCTCCAGCGCGTCGTCACCTACGCCGAGAAGGCCCGAGCCACCCTGGAGAAGTTCGGCTCGGCCCTGTTGAGGAAGCACATCAGCAGCCTGGAAGTAGCGGTCCTGCGGAGCTTCCAGACCTTGATGCGCAAGAGCGGGCTGGTCAAGGACCTGAGGATCGACACCGACAAGTTCACGCTCGCGCTGACCAACCGTGACGAGGAGCCCATCGATCCCGCCCGACTCAGCGCGGGTGAACGGCAGCTCCTTGCGATCTCCCTGCTGTGGGGACTGGCGAAGGTAGCTGGCAACCGCCTGCCCACCGTCATCGACACCCCATTGGGGCGTCTGGATAGTCGGCACCGCGAGCACCTCGTGGACCGGTACTTCCCGAATGCTGGGCGGCAGGTTCTCCTGTTGTCCACGGATGAGGAGATCGACGAGCACCTCCTGCGGCGGCTCAAGCCCTC
- the dndC gene encoding DNA phosphorothioation system sulfurtransferase DndC gives MTTPKAAAFQDRPLAEVVAELTDEIRELYVADDVPWVIGYSGGKDSTAVLQLVWLALKGLPADQRAKPVHVISTDTLVENPVVAAWVGQSLDTMRTAAQEQQLPIESHKLTPEIKDTFWVSLIGKGYPAPRPKFRWCTERLKIKPSNSFIRRVVRRHGEAILVLGIRKTESQARARAMARHEKRRVRDRLSPNGNLPNSLVYSPIEAWSTEEVWAFLMQYPNPWGHKNKELLTMYQGASDDSECPLVVDDSTPSCGDSRFGCWTCTLVEQDKSMTAMIRNDDEKQWMRPLLKLRNELDDVNNESQTRDFRRMNGNVQLLGDGDRTIPGPYKQSAREDWLRKLLGAQTQVRKKAPEHVRGIELISMAELHEIRRLWVFEKHEVEDSLPGIYEEATGEKFPGLPLDEQLVLGAEEIGLLKEACEDDPIHFSMTRELLAIERQYRTMTRRAGLFESLEKAIKKGYYEDADDALQFAKRLKELRESDPTQLALNEETITDAPA, from the coding sequence ATGACCACCCCGAAGGCGGCGGCGTTCCAGGACAGGCCCCTGGCGGAGGTCGTCGCTGAACTGACGGACGAGATCCGCGAGCTCTACGTCGCCGACGACGTCCCCTGGGTGATCGGGTACAGCGGCGGCAAGGACTCCACCGCCGTCCTCCAACTGGTGTGGCTCGCGCTGAAGGGCCTGCCGGCTGATCAGCGTGCCAAGCCGGTTCACGTGATCAGCACGGACACCCTGGTCGAGAACCCCGTCGTCGCGGCATGGGTCGGTCAGTCGCTGGACACCATGCGCACGGCGGCGCAGGAACAGCAGCTCCCCATCGAGTCGCACAAGCTCACGCCGGAGATCAAGGACACCTTCTGGGTCAGCCTGATCGGCAAGGGTTACCCGGCGCCCCGGCCGAAGTTCAGGTGGTGCACGGAGCGGCTGAAGATCAAGCCTTCGAACAGTTTCATCCGTCGCGTCGTGCGCCGGCACGGGGAGGCCATCCTCGTACTGGGCATCCGCAAGACGGAGAGCCAGGCGCGGGCTCGGGCGATGGCTCGGCACGAGAAGCGGCGGGTCCGAGACCGTCTCTCCCCGAACGGCAACCTCCCCAACTCCCTGGTCTACAGCCCGATCGAGGCGTGGTCGACCGAGGAGGTCTGGGCGTTCTTGATGCAGTACCCCAATCCGTGGGGGCACAAGAACAAGGAGCTGCTGACGATGTACCAGGGCGCGTCGGATGACTCCGAGTGCCCGCTGGTCGTCGACGACAGCACACCCTCGTGCGGAGACAGCCGGTTCGGATGCTGGACGTGCACGCTGGTGGAGCAGGACAAGTCGATGACCGCCATGATCCGCAACGACGACGAGAAGCAGTGGATGCGGCCCCTGCTTAAGCTCCGCAACGAGCTCGACGACGTCAACAACGAGAGCCAGACGCGGGACTTCCGTCGGATGAACGGCAACGTCCAGCTGCTCGGTGACGGCGACCGGACCATTCCCGGGCCCTACAAGCAGTCCGCGCGCGAGGACTGGCTGCGCAAGCTCCTCGGCGCCCAGACGCAGGTCCGCAAGAAAGCTCCGGAGCACGTCCGCGGCATCGAACTGATCTCGATGGCCGAGCTGCACGAGATCCGCCGGCTCTGGGTGTTCGAGAAGCACGAGGTCGAGGACTCGCTGCCTGGCATCTACGAGGAGGCGACCGGCGAGAAGTTCCCGGGGCTGCCGCTGGACGAGCAGCTCGTCCTGGGGGCGGAGGAGATCGGACTGCTCAAGGAAGCCTGCGAAGACGACCCGATCCACTTCTCGATGACCCGCGAGCTCCTCGCGATCGAGCGACAGTACCGGACCATGACCCGACGGGCCGGCCTGTTCGAGTCCCTGGAGAAGGCCATCAAGAAGGGCTACTACGAGGACGCGGACGACGCGCTGCAGTTCGCGAAGAGGCTGAAGGAACTGCGCGAGAGTGACCCGACCCAGCTGGCGCTGAACGAAGAGACCATCACAGATGCACCTGCATAA
- the dndB gene encoding DNA sulfur modification protein DndB: MGSSVASQSAEPATSAGFEYVFPAIRGIQAGREFYVSMCPLRLIPKIFLFDEDELAPEVRAQRILNKGRLPALTRYIVDNPTDYVFSALTASVDGDIRFEGIADSGVGMRAGQIRISMAARFLINDGQHRRAAIEQALKENPELGEETIAVVFFHDAGLARCQQMFADLNRHAVRPPRSIGVLYDHRDDLATTARLLAMRAPVFKGHVEMESSTLSQRSRKLFTLSSVYYATQSLLQGLEITKDQSRELAEAYWAAVDGVIPEWKLVRHRELTASDVRRDYLHSHGIALHALGRVGNSLLRKSLTPRTWTPALKRLSSVDWSRANTDWEGRALVAGRVSKSHQNLTLTVNYLRQHLKLDLSAEEQRVEDAYLRGDS; the protein is encoded by the coding sequence GTGGGATCTTCTGTCGCTTCTCAGTCTGCCGAGCCGGCCACGTCTGCCGGTTTCGAGTACGTTTTCCCGGCCATCCGCGGCATCCAGGCGGGGCGCGAGTTCTACGTGTCCATGTGTCCGCTGCGGCTCATCCCGAAGATCTTCCTCTTCGACGAGGACGAGCTCGCGCCCGAGGTGCGCGCTCAACGGATCTTGAACAAGGGGCGCTTGCCGGCTCTGACCCGCTACATCGTCGACAACCCCACGGACTACGTCTTCAGTGCGTTGACCGCCTCCGTCGACGGGGACATCCGCTTCGAGGGCATCGCGGACAGCGGCGTCGGTATGCGCGCCGGACAGATCCGGATCTCGATGGCCGCCCGGTTCCTGATCAACGACGGCCAGCACCGGCGTGCCGCGATCGAGCAAGCGCTGAAGGAGAACCCCGAACTCGGCGAGGAGACCATCGCCGTGGTGTTCTTCCACGACGCAGGCCTCGCTCGCTGTCAGCAGATGTTCGCTGACCTGAACCGGCACGCAGTACGCCCACCGCGTTCGATCGGGGTGCTGTACGACCACCGCGACGACCTGGCGACCACCGCGCGACTACTGGCGATGCGGGCGCCGGTGTTCAAGGGACACGTGGAGATGGAGTCGAGCACGCTGTCCCAGCGCTCGCGCAAGCTCTTCACCTTGAGCTCGGTGTACTACGCCACCCAGTCGCTGCTGCAGGGCCTGGAGATCACCAAGGACCAGTCCCGAGAGTTGGCTGAGGCGTACTGGGCCGCGGTGGACGGGGTGATCCCGGAGTGGAAGTTGGTGCGGCACCGGGAACTAACGGCGTCGGACGTCCGTCGCGACTATCTGCACAGCCACGGCATCGCACTGCATGCGCTCGGACGGGTGGGCAACTCCCTGTTGCGCAAGTCGCTGACACCACGGACCTGGACCCCAGCGCTCAAACGCCTGTCCTCGGTGGACTGGTCGCGCGCCAACACCGACTGGGAGGGGCGGGCACTCGTGGCCGGGCGGGTGTCCAAGAGCCACCAAAACCTGACATTGACCGTGAACTATCTGCGTCAGCACCTGAAGCTCGACCTGAGCGCCGAGGAACAGCGTGTCGAAGACGCCTACCTGCGAGGAGATTCATGA